A portion of the Pseudarthrobacter defluvii genome contains these proteins:
- a CDS encoding AAA family ATPase, translated as MGRKNYLIEGGSGTGKTAVCNELRRRGYEAINGDRELAYQGNPETGEPVGGITGVAVHRHHLWRVDKVRALAADQREALTFFCGGSRNLVKFIDLFDGVFVLEVDLETLKRRLDQRPEDEWGGRRTERDLIEHLYQTREEIPSGGIAIDATAPLARVVDDILRRVQSTEPA; from the coding sequence ATGGGCAGGAAGAACTACCTGATCGAAGGCGGCTCTGGAACCGGCAAGACTGCAGTCTGCAATGAACTGCGGCGGCGGGGCTATGAGGCCATCAACGGCGACCGCGAACTCGCCTATCAAGGTAACCCGGAAACCGGCGAGCCGGTCGGGGGCATCACCGGAGTCGCCGTTCACCGGCACCACCTCTGGAGAGTGGACAAGGTCAGGGCGTTGGCCGCAGACCAGCGGGAAGCGTTGACCTTCTTCTGCGGCGGCTCGCGGAATCTCGTCAAGTTCATCGATCTCTTCGATGGCGTCTTCGTCCTCGAGGTGGACCTGGAAACGTTGAAGCGACGGCTTGACCAGCGCCCGGAGGACGAATGGGGAGGACGGCGAACAGAACGGGACCTGATTGAGCACCTGTACCAAACACGGGAAGAAATCCCATCTGGCGGCATCGCTATCGACGCCACCGCGCCGCTCGCACGCGTGGTGGACGACATCCTGCGGCGCGTCCAGTCAACCGAGCCGGCCTAG
- the selB gene encoding selenocysteine-specific translation elongation factor yields MHVVATAGHVDSGKSTLVRALTGMEPDRWEEERRRGLTIDLGYAWTTLPSGQDVAFVDVPGHERFLGNMLAGIGPAPVVCFVVAADEGWQAQSSDHRDAVAALGIEHGVVVLSRADRASGQRVADVLSRTRTELAGTGLRDAPAIAVSAIDGTGLAELRAALDGVLARVPAPTTTGRVRLWVDRSFTITGSGTVVTGTLAAGTLAQGDRLELLGHSGSRPVAVRGLQSRDTSYPSVEPVSRVALNLRDVAATDIRRGDALVTPGAWPTTGVVGIHRTTGVAYTEVPEQIMVHVGTASVPARLRPFGADHARLVLDRPLPLVLGDRLVLRDPGSRSVLGGARILDADPPELRRRGDGAHWAERLSGMDPAGDILGEVAARGAVQVDHLRKLGLLPGHGTEAPQGVRVFGDWWVHAPVLEAWQHRLRTAVEALQEKDPLVPGLSMGAARDLLRLPEERLLSHLIRGAELEQEGGHIRLPGSQDNLGPIELAIVQLERRLSAAAFHAPEADELAALGLGARELAAAERTGRLLRLRDGVVLLPTAPALAMRTLAGLAQPFTTSQARQALDTTRRIAVPLLEHLDSRGWTKRIDAGHRTVVR; encoded by the coding sequence GTGCACGTCGTTGCCACTGCCGGACATGTCGATTCCGGGAAAAGTACCCTGGTCCGCGCCCTGACCGGCATGGAACCGGACCGCTGGGAGGAAGAGCGGCGCCGCGGGCTGACGATCGACCTCGGCTATGCGTGGACAACGTTGCCGTCCGGCCAGGACGTTGCCTTCGTTGACGTTCCCGGCCACGAACGCTTCCTTGGCAACATGCTTGCCGGCATCGGACCCGCGCCTGTGGTCTGCTTCGTCGTGGCCGCGGACGAGGGCTGGCAGGCCCAGTCAAGCGACCATCGCGATGCGGTCGCCGCGCTCGGAATTGAACACGGCGTTGTCGTGCTCAGCCGCGCGGACCGGGCATCCGGGCAGCGGGTCGCCGACGTGCTGTCGCGGACCCGCACGGAGCTGGCAGGGACCGGGCTGCGGGATGCTCCAGCCATCGCCGTGTCGGCCATCGACGGCACCGGCTTGGCTGAGTTGCGTGCAGCGCTCGACGGCGTCCTTGCCCGGGTGCCTGCCCCCACCACCACCGGGAGGGTCCGGCTGTGGGTGGACCGGTCATTCACGATCACCGGTTCCGGGACGGTGGTCACCGGAACACTGGCTGCGGGCACACTCGCCCAGGGTGACCGGTTGGAACTGCTCGGCCACTCAGGGTCCCGGCCTGTGGCGGTCCGCGGCCTGCAGAGCCGCGACACCTCATACCCGTCGGTGGAGCCGGTCAGCCGGGTGGCGTTGAACCTGCGCGATGTAGCCGCAACGGACATCCGGCGCGGGGATGCGCTGGTTACCCCTGGCGCCTGGCCCACCACCGGCGTCGTAGGCATCCACCGCACTACCGGCGTGGCCTATACCGAGGTGCCCGAGCAAATCATGGTTCATGTCGGCACGGCGTCCGTGCCGGCGCGCCTGCGTCCCTTCGGGGCCGACCACGCCCGGCTGGTCCTCGACAGGCCCTTGCCCCTGGTTCTCGGGGACCGGCTGGTGCTGCGCGACCCCGGCAGCCGCTCGGTCCTGGGTGGGGCGCGCATTCTCGACGCCGACCCACCGGAGCTGCGGCGGCGCGGTGACGGCGCGCATTGGGCTGAACGGCTTTCGGGCATGGACCCCGCAGGAGACATTCTGGGGGAAGTGGCAGCCCGCGGAGCCGTCCAGGTGGATCATCTCCGCAAGCTTGGGCTGCTGCCCGGGCACGGCACGGAAGCCCCTCAGGGCGTGCGGGTTTTCGGTGACTGGTGGGTGCATGCCCCTGTCCTGGAGGCATGGCAGCACCGGCTCCGCACTGCGGTCGAGGCGCTGCAGGAGAAGGACCCCTTGGTCCCGGGCCTTTCCATGGGTGCGGCGCGGGACCTGCTCAGGTTGCCTGAGGAGAGGCTGCTTTCCCATCTGATCCGCGGGGCGGAGCTGGAGCAGGAGGGTGGCCACATCCGGTTGCCGGGCAGCCAGGACAACCTTGGTCCCATCGAGCTGGCAATCGTCCAGTTGGAGCGCAGGCTCAGCGCGGCCGCGTTCCACGCCCCGGAAGCCGACGAGCTGGCTGCCTTGGGCCTCGGCGCACGGGAACTGGCCGCCGCAGAACGCACGGGACGGTTGCTGCGTCTTCGCGATGGGGTGGTGCTGCTTCCCACGGCGCCGGCACTCGCGATGCGCACGCTTGCCGGCCTGGCCCAGCCCTTCACCACCAGCCAGGCACGACAGGCGCTGGACACCACACGCCGGATTGCGGTTCCACTGCTGGAGCACCTCGATTCGCGCGGCTGGACCAAACGGATTGATGCCGGTCACCGCACAGTGGTGCGCTGA